Proteins from a genomic interval of Loxodonta africana isolate mLoxAfr1 chromosome 25, mLoxAfr1.hap2, whole genome shotgun sequence:
- the LOC135228643 gene encoding endogenous retrovirus group K member 6 Pro protein-like → MGTVASQVERGDRGFGSSDVVFWLQEITQNRPMKVLLVEGKPINGLMDTGADVSCAAGKDWPVSWPLSQTPTTLVGLGQAPQAEKSSQILHWQDESEPQCNGTFQPYVIPAIPFTLWGRDVLSQMGAFLYSPSPQVTAQMTQMHFDPTRGLGKNQQGIKIQASPQNRSPRQQTFLKNNYYGIPLISLSRLPASFPPLTLTPPFNQGK, encoded by the coding sequence ATGGGGACTGTGGCCTCACAAGTCGAGAGAGGAGATAGAGGCTTTGGCTCCAGTGATGTGGTTTTTTGGTTACAGGAAATCACTCAGAATAGACCTATGAAAGTACTTTTAGTAGAAGGAAAACCAATAAATGGCCTTATGGACACAGGGGCTGATGTATCCTGCGCTGCTGGAAAAGATTGGCCTGTCTCTTGGCCATTATCCCAGACTCCTACCACGCTGGTGGGGCTGGGACAGGCACCACAGGCCGAGAAAAGTTCTCAAATCTTACATTGGCAGGACGAATCTGAACCTCAATGTAATGGTACTTTTCAGCCTTACGTTATTCCTGCTATACCTTTTACCTTGTGGGGAAGGGATGTTCTCTCTCAAATGGGTGCATTTCTCTACAGTCCTAGCCCTCAAGTAACGGCGCAAATGACCCAAATGCACTTTGACCCTACTCGAGGTCTGGGAAAAAATCAACAAGGTATTAAGATACAGGCCTCTCCTCAGAATAGATCTCCCCGGCAgcagacttttctgaaaaacaattaTTATGGGATACCCTTAATAAGCCTTTCACGGCTGCCGGCTTCATTCCCTCCTCTAACACTCACTCCTCCCTTTAATCAAGGGAAATAG